The Candidatus Polarisedimenticolia bacterium genome includes the window GGGATGCACGCGGAGTGGGCCCGGCTGGCGCTGCCGCACGCGCTGGCCGCGCTGGGCGGTGAGGGGAGGTAGCCACGAGGAGCCGGCCCCATAATCCGGATCGGCTCCTACAGCAGGTCGCCGCCGCCGAAGTGCCTGGAGTGCCAGAGCTGGAGCATCATCAGGTTCCAGAGGAGCCGGCCGTTGTCCCGCCGGCGCTCCGTGTGCTCCCGCCAGAGAGCGGTCACCGCCTCGGGGCGCAGCAGGCCGCCGGCCCGGACGCGCCCGGGGTCCAGGGCGCTGCGCATCAGGGGGGCGAGCCCCCGGTGCATGAAGCGGGCCAGCGGAATATTGAAGCCGCGCTTTCGCCGGCCGCTGATCTCGCTCGTGAGCCGGTCGGCCATCGCCTTCTTGAGGATGTACTTGGAGGTCAGCCGCCGCAGTTTCATCCGCGCCGGCAGGGAGGCGACGTACTCGACCAGGGCGTGGTGCAGGAACGGAGCGCGCACCTCGAGCGATGTCGCCATCGAGGCGCGGTCCACCTTGGTGAGCAGGTCGTCCTGCAGGAACATCAGGAAGTCGGTCGCCAGGAGCGCGTCGAGCGGATGGCCGATCGACAGGCCCCGGAGGACCGCACGCGCCTCCTGGAGCGGATCGTTCGGCGCGCCGGCCTGGGCCGCGAGGGCGTCGAGAGCCGCCGCGGAGAGCAGCTCCTTCTGCCTGTCGGGAGAGAACGCCCCGAACCAAACCTGGTGCCGGACCGCCTGCGGCAGCTCGGCGGCCCCCACGAATTTCTTGAGCAGGTATTCGGTGCCGACATTGTTGAACGCGGGGGGGATCGCGTCCGCGGCGCGCTTCAGGAGGCGCCGGAACACCCCCGGCAGGCGGACATACCAGCGCGCCAGCCGATCGCCGATGTAGGTCGGGTAGCCGGCGAAGAGCTCGTCCCCCCCTTCGCCGCCGAGCGCCACCTTGACATGCTGGCGCGCGAAGCGCGACAGCAGGTGCGTCGGGACGATCGAGGCGTCCGCCAGCGGCTCGTCGAGGACGCGCGCCATGGCCAGGAGCGCTTCGAGCATCTGCGTCTCGCCCACGATCAGCTCGTGGTGCTCGGTCCCGAAATGGGCCGCGGCCCTCCGCGCATAGGCCGCCTCGTTGAAGTCCGGATCGTCGAAGCCGAGCGTGAAGGTCGGCACCGGCCGGCCCGTCAGATCCACCGCCAGGGCGGCGATCGACGACGAATCGACCCCCCCGCTGAAGAAGATGCCGACCGGCACGTCGGCGCGCAGCCGCAGCCGGACCGCCTCCTCGAGCAGGCGGCGCACCTCGCGCGCAGCCTCGTCTTCGGTCGGCACCGGCGCGCCCGCGCCCGGGAAGAAGCGCCGCAGGTCCCAGTACGGCTCGACGCGCAGCCGGCCCCGCTCGGCGATCAGCATGTGCCCGGCCGGCAGCTTGCGCACGCCGGTGAACGGGGTGTGCGGCGCCGGGAAGTAGCCGTACAGGAGATAGCGCGTCAGGGCCGGGAGATCCGGCTCCGGGCTCACCCGCGGGTGGGCGAGGAGGGCCTTGATCTCGGACGCGAACATCACTTCGCCGTCCTGCTCCAGGTAGTACAGGGGCTTCTCGCCGGCCCGGTCGCGCCCGAGCACCAGGCGGTTCTCCCGGGTGTCGAAGACCGCGAACGCGAACATGCCGTTCAGGTGATCGACGAAGGAAAGGCCGTGCTCTTCGTACAGGTGCGGGATGACCTCGGAGTCGCAGCGCGTCTCGAAGCGGTGGCCGCGCGCCATCAGGTCGCGGCGCAGCTCCGGGTCGTTGTAGATCTCGCCGTTGCAGATGACCTGGAAACGTCCCGACTCGTCGGCGTAGGCCCGCGCCCCGGCGCCCAGATCGAGGATGCTCAGCCGCCGGAAGCCGAAGGTGAGATGGGCGAGACGGTCCGCGCCGATCTCGACCACGCACGATCCGTCCGGGCCGCGGTGGGCCATGGTGTCGGCCATGGAGGCCACCAGGCCCGGGTCGTGCCGGCCGGGACCGCGAAGATCCGCAATGCCTACGATGCCGCACATGGGGTCACCAATCCTCCGCGGTGGGACGGAAAGAATAGCATGCCGCGGGGTCGCCGCCCCGGAGAGACTGGGGTCAGCGGGCCCCGGACGAGGCGGCCCGCACGAACAGGCCGCCCCCCTGGTCCTCGTAGATCGGATCGGGCCGAAGCGCGGGGCCGGCATCCCGGCGCAGGAGCTCGAACATGCGCGGCGGGGACAGGATGTAGACCTCGGGCGCCGGCGCCTCCAGGAGGGTGCGCATCCGGTCGAGGGGGATCATCCTGAACGACGGGTCACGGCGGTACTCGTCCAGGTGACGCATGACCCACCAGCTGGAGAACGGGGTGCCGCTCGTGACCAGAAGGACCGGCCTCTTCAGGTAAAAGTTCAGCCCGGGACGGTATTGCTCGTAGCAGATGACCAGATCGTCCGGCTTCAGGCGCTTCTCCAGGAAGCGGCTGACGGGACGCGAGGAACGCACCGTGTCCAGATACCCGCTCGCGGCCTGCGCCAGGGGCACGACCGCCGCGATCGCCAGGACGGAGGCCGCGAAGAGCGCCGCCGGGCGCCGTTTCCTCAGGGCCATCAGAAGCGCGGCGGCCAGGGCAAGGCCGGCCGCGGTGAGCCAGAAGAGCAGGCGGTGCGACAGCAGCTCGTCGTACTTCCCGCGGGAGATCCCGTGCGCGATGCCGGCCGGCCCCGCGAGTACCGCAGCCACCGCTCCGGCGGCGCACACGACGGCCGTCCAGAAGGCCCCCAAAGCCAGGCTGCGGCAGGCGTCCCCGGAGCCATCGGCCGGCGCGCCGCCCTGGGGTGGAGTGCGCGCCGGTGCGGTGGCCCGCGCCCACAGCCGTCCGATCAGGAGCGCGAGCGGCACCGCGCACGGCAGCATGTAGGACGGCCTCTTGGAGGCGATCAGGGAGAAGAACAGCACCAGGGTTCCGAGCCACGCTCCGGAGAAGCCGGTCACGAGACGCCCCCTGTCGGTCTCCGAGGCGAAGCCTGCCCAAGCCTCGCGCCAGGAACGGCCCCGGCGCACGGCGGCAACCCCCGCGTACAGAACCCATGGGAACAGGCCAGGCAGAATCACCTTGGCGTAGAAATAGAAGGGGCGCGAGGTCTCGAACCGGTTCGACGTCATCCTCTCGAGGTTCTCCCCGATGACGGCGTAGTGCAGGTACCCCGGGTTGCGCGACTCGACCAGGATCAGCCAGGGCACGATGACGGCCGCATAGAGCAGCATGCCCTGGGCCCACCCGAGTCTCTTGAGCATCCCGGGCCGCCTGCGGAGGACAGCCCAGACCACGGCGATCAGAACGGGGGCCACGAGAGCGACCGGTCCCTTGGTGATCGTCCCGATTCCGGCCGACAGGAAGAACAGGGCGCCGGGCAGGCGCCCGGCGCGTCCCTCCATCGCCTCGAAGGCCATGAGACAGCTCACCGTCATGCAGAAGGTCAGCATCATGTCGAAGATGACGATTCGCCCGAAGACGATGTACAGAGGGGAGAGCGCCAGCGCGAAGGCGGCGAACCAACCGGCCCTCTCGCCCAGGTGGCGCCGGGCGAACCGGAAGACCAGGGCGATCCCAGCCAGGGCGAAGAGGGCCGACGGAGCGCGCGCCGCCATCTCGCTGACCCCCAGGAGTCGATAGGACAACGCCACGGCCCAGAAGAAGGCAGGAGGCTTGTCGAGATATCGGGCGCCGTCCAGGTGGGGCGTGACCCAGTCACCGGTTTCGAGGATCTCGCGCGCCGCCTCGGCGTTCCGGCCTTCATCGGGATCCCCCAGGCCGGCCAACCCGAGACGAAACAAAAAGATGGGCGCGCACAGGAGGAGAATGACGAGGGTCGCCGGCATCGCGGCGTGCCATCGGGTTGCGGGGGGATTCGACACCGAAAATTCGCTGGGGCCCATGTTGGCGGTCGAAGGATAGGCAGTTGACCTAATAAGGTCAACCCATAATCACGATCTGATCCACTGGAAAAATTTCGGCATTGCCGGCTGGGACACTTCGGCGTATATGGGGCGCTACATCTTTCCTCTTTCGGCGGACAGGTGAATGCTGCGTTTGTGTCTTGTAGGAACAGTCGCAATCCTGACTGCCGTCGTGCTCCCGAGCGGCCCGGTTTCGGTCGGTGGAAACCCGGAATCGATTCCCGCGAATGCCTGGTCCGACGAGGCATGGGCATCCATCTCCCAGGCTGAATACGACTTCAAGGCCCGACCCGACGGAGCCTGGACCGCCCCGAACCGCGCCCAGGGGCTCCGCCTGACGACGCGCGGTTCGGTCGCCCGGGTCACGCCCCGGACGGAGGGGGACGCGCCATGGGTCCTGAGTCTTGGGCTCAGAGGCGTGGGTCGCGAGGGGAGGATGACCGGGGTCCCGCCCGGTGCCGTACGGGCCGCCGGGAACCGGATCGAGCATCGCCGTGACAGTCTGGGACTGACCGAATGGTACGTCAATCTGAGGACCGGCATCGAGCAGGGCTTCACCCTCGATCGCCGTCCGGCGGCGGCGGACACGGCCTCGCCTCTCGTCCTCGACCTCTTCTACGAAGGCGGCCTCGAGGCACGACAGGAGGAAGCCGGAGGCGCGGTCCTGTTCTCCCTGCCCTCACCTGGGGCTGTCCATCGCACGGATATCCTGCGCTACGCGGACCTGGCGGTCGCCGACGCGGACGGCAAGCCGGTCGTGGCCGCGCTCGATCTGGCTCCCGGCTCCCTGCGGATCACGATTCAGGACGAAGGGCATCCGTATCCGCTGATCGTCGATCCGACCATCGTCGTGCCCGCCTGGACCGGGCGCGGGGATCAATTTGAAGAGCTGTTTGGAGCCTCGGTGGCGGGGGCCGGAGACGTCAATGGCGACGGCTACGACGATCTGATCGTCGGCGCGCCCCGCTTCGACGGCGGTTTCTTCGACGAGGGGCGCGCCTTCCTCTTCCTCGGGTCGCCGACCGGACCCTCGGCCGTCCCCGCCTGGACCATGAGCGGCGATCAGACAGGCTGCAGGTACGGAGGCGCCGTCGCCTCGGCGGGGGACGTCAACAACGACGGCTACGCCGACGTCATCGTCGGCGCCCCCAACTACGACTTCGTCCAGGTCGACGAGGGGCGCGCCTTCGTCTACCTCGGCTCGGCCGGCGGGCTGGGCACCGTGCCGGTCTGGATGGCCGAGCCGGATCAGAACCTGGCCGCGTTCGGGGCCGCCGTCGCCTCCGCGGGGGACTTGAACGGCGACGGCTACGACGACGTGATCGTCGGGGCGCCGCTCTTCGACTCTCCCTTCAACACGGACGAGGGGGCCGCCTTCGTCTACCTCGGATCGGCCTCCGGGCCTTCTCCTTCCCCGGCCTGGGTCGAGGGGAGCGGCCTGTTCAATTCGGCCTTCGGGACCTCGGTCGCCTCCGCCGGCGATGTGAACCGCGACGGCTTCGACGACGTGATCGTCGGTGCCCCGCTCTTCGACAACGCCGGCTTCTCCGATCAGGGGCGGGCCTACGTCTATCAGGGATCGGCCACGGGGCTGTCGCCGAACCCGGCATGGACCGCCGATGGCAGCAAGACCCTCGCGCGCTTCGGCTCTTCCGTGGCCTCCGCGGGCGACGTCAACTATGACGGCTACGACGATGTGATCATCGGGGCCCCGATCTATGACTCGGGCCGGGCCTTCATCTATCACGGGTCGGCGACGGGCCTGAGCCTGACGCCCAACTGGAACAACAAGATCAACCTGTCGCCGGCCGAGTACGGCGCTTCGGTGGCGGGCGTGGGGGACCTCGACGGCGACGGCTTCGACGACGTCGTGGTCGGCGCCCCCAAGGTCGACGACCACACGACCACCTCGGTCGGTCTCATCAGGGCCTTCTACGGCGGCGCCATGGGGGCGGGCAACACCGCCGCCTTCAGCGCGCAGGAGACCCAGGCGGGGGCGCTGCTCGGCGGCGCCGTGGCGAGGGCGGGGGACGTGAACGGCGACGGCCTCGGCGACATCATTGCCGGCGCCACCGGCCTCGACAACCCCGACCTGCAAGTATCCCTGGCGGGGGCCGCCCACCTGTACCTGGGCTTCCGGACGACCCCCTGCGTGCCGGCTCCCGAGCTCTGCAACCGCAGGGACGACGACTGCGACGGCGTCGTCGACGACAACCTGGGCACGACGACCTGCGGCACCGGCACCTGCTCGCGCACCGTCGACAATTGCGTCGACGGTTTCCCGCAGACCTGCACCCCCGGCGCCCCGGGCACCGAGACCTGCAACGGCCTCGACGACGACTGCGACGGGACGACCGACGAAGGCTTCGACGTCGATGGCGACGGCTTCACCACGTGCGCGGGCGACTGCAACGACGGGGTGGCGTCGATCCATCCGGGCGCTCCCGAGGTCTGCAACGGCCTGGATGACAACTGCAACCAGGTCATTGATGAAGGAGGTCCCGACAGCGACGGGGACGGGATCCCGGACTGCCTCGATCCCGACGATGACAACGACCGGGTGCCCGACGGCACCGACTGCGCCCCGCTCGTCAACAGCGTCAGCGCCGTGCCGGGGGAGGTCGGGCAGACCGTGCGGGCCGTGCCCGGTCCACCTCAAGGCAGCTACACCTGGACGCCGATCGTCCAGGCCAACGTCCACAACGTCTACCGCAGCGTCTGGGACCGCCGCAGTGGAAACTGGAACGACACGCTGGGCTGCCTGTATTCCGAGGCCATCGGAAACCGCTTCAGCGAAACCGCCAACCCTCCAGCCGGGTCGGCCTTCTACTACGTCATCACGGGCGTCAATCGCTGCGGCGAAGGCCCCGCCGGCTTCTCCAGCACCGGCCAGCCGCGCCTGATCCCCATACAGTGCGTGCACCTCGGGCTCGACACCGATGGCGACACGATCCAGGATTGGGATGACGACTGTCCGCTCGTGTCCAACGCGAGCCAGGCCGACGCCGATCTCGACGGCCGCGGCGACGCCTGCGACAACTGCGCCGCCACCGCGAACGCCGGCCAGGTGGACGCCGACACCAACGGGATCGGAGACGTCTGCCAGGACCTGGACCATGACGGCTACCTCGCCACCGTGGACTGCAACGACAACGATCCGATGGTTCACCCGGATGCCACCGAGACCTGCAACGCGCGCGACGACAACTGCGACGGCGCGACCGACGAGAACCTCGGGACGACGACCTGCGGCGTCGGGGTCTGCACGCGGACGGTGAACAACTGCGTGGGCGGCGTGAGCCAGACCTGCACGCCCGGCACGCCGACCGCCGAGGTCTGCAACAACCTCGACGACGACTGCGACGGTTCGGTCGACGAGGGCACCACGACCTGCGGCGTCGGGGCCTGCACGCGCACGGTCAACAGGTGCGCCGGCGGAGTCCCGCAGACCTGCACGCCCGGGACGCCGACGGCGGAGACGTGCAACGGCATCGACGACGACTGCGACGGGGCGACCGACGAGAACCTCGGCACGACGACGTGCGGCGTCGGGGCGTGCACGCGGACGGTGAACAACTGCGTGGGCGGCGTCATCCAGACCTGCACGCCCGGCGCGCCGACAGCGGAGACCTGCAACGGCATCGACGACGACTGCGACGGGGCGACGGATGAGAACCTCGGCACGACGACGTGCGGCGTCGGGGCGTGCACGCGGACGGTGAACAACTGCGTGGGCGGCGTGAGCCAGACCTGCGCGCCCGGCGCGCCGACGGCGGAGACCTGCAACGGCATCGACGACGACTGCGACGGGGCGACCGACGAGAACCTCGGCACGACGACGTGCGGCGTCGGGGCGTGCACGCGGACGGTGAACAACTGCGTGGGCGGCGTGAGCCAGACCTGCACGCCCGGGACACCCGCAGCAGACGATGAAACGTGCAATGGCATCGACGAGGACTGCGACGGTTCGGTGGATGAAGACTACGCTTCCGTGGAAACGACCTGCGGCGTGGGGGCCTGCGCCGCGACCGGGTTGACTTCCTGCGTGAACGGGTCGGTGGAGGACAGTTGCGTGCCAGGGACGCCTACGGAAGAGATCTGCTCCGATGCGATCGACAACGATTGTGATGGCGAAATTGATGAAGGCTGCCCGATTTCGGTGGGCGGTGATGTCACGCGAGCGGGTTTCAGCCCTCAACGCTCCGAGCCGACCCCCTCCTTTCGCAGCAAGGATCCTGCTCGACCGGCCGATGGACGATCCACGACCCGAAATCCTTCCTGGATGATGTTGTCCGCCGAAGGATAGGTAGTCGGCCTAATCACGGAATCCTGCGGTCTGAGTCGCGAAGAATCCGATTTTATCGGGGGGTTGTGCGCGGCGGGTTTTTGACGTATATAGCGGCCTGAAACCCTGGATGATCCCCTGCCGAGGAGGACAGACTGATGCTGCGTACATGCCTTGTGTGCACGGCCATGGGAGTCGGCGCACTGATGCTGGCGAGCCCGGCGATACCCAACGCAGGGCAAGGAGTGGCCTGCTCCTCCATGGACTGGACGCGCGAAGCAGCGCATGCGATCGCCACAGCCGAATACGAGTTCTCTGCCGTGGATGGTGGCGGCTGGTCGGCTCCCAACCGGAGCCAGGGGCTCCGGCTGAAGGCAGACAGCTCGGGGATGCAGGTTTCTCCACGCCTGGCGGGGAGCACGCCGTGGTCACTCGGCTTCGAGCTGCAGGCCGTCGGACGCGAGGGTGCGATGACCCCGATCCTCCCCGGCACGGTGACGGCCGCAGGCAACCGGACTGAAATTCGGCGCGAAGCACTCGGCCTGAGCGAGTGGTACGTCAATTTACGCAGCGGAATCGAGCAGGGATTCACGATCGACCGGCGCCCATTGACGGGCGGGGGTGACTCTGCGTTGCTTCTGGACGTGGCCTTCGACGGCGGGCTCGAAGCGCGTCGGGACGAAACCGACGGCGCCGTCCTGTTCTCGGACGGTCCGTCCGGCGCCGTCCTGCGCTATGAGAACCTGGCGGTGGCCGACGCGGATGGGCACCCCGTAGTGGCCGAGCTGGCGCTCCTTCCGGGAATTCTGAGGATCGCCGTCCGGGACGCAGGGCATCCGTATCCGCTGGTGATCGATCCCACCATCATCGTCCCGGGCTGGACCGGGCTGGGTGACCAGTTCGAGGAGTTCTTCGGTGCCTCGGTCGCGGGCGCTGGCGATGTCAACGGAGATGGGTTCGACGACGTGATCGTCGGAGCCTACCGGTTCGACGGCGGCTTTTTCGACGAGGGAAGGGTCTTCGTCTTCACCGGCTCACCGACGGGGCCCTCACCCATTCCGGCATGGACCGCCGAAGGGCACCAGACAGGGGCGTGGTTCGGCTTTTCGGTCGCGACGGCGGGGGACGTGAACGGGGACGGCTACGCCGACGTCATCATCGGCGCCCGGTTGTTCGACAATCTCCAGGTGGACGAGGGGCGCGCGTATGTCTATCTCGGCTCCTCCGTGGGACTGGGGTCGGTGCCGGCATGGACCGGGGAGCCCGATCAGAACAGGGCGGCCTTCGGCTCCTCGGTTGCTTCGGCAGGGGACGTGAATGGCGACGGCTACGACGACGTCGTCGTCGGGGCGCCCGACTTTGACACGGCCTTCAACACCGACGAGGGTCGCGCCTTCCTGTACCTCGGTTCGGCCGCCGGTCCGTCCCTCTCTCCAAACTGGAGCGCGGGGAGCGGGCGATTCTCTTCCGCCTACGGGTTCTCCGTGGCTTCGGCCGGCGACGTCAACGGGGACGGGTATGGCGATGTCATCGTCGGAGCACCCCTCTTCGACAACGCTGGTTTCCCGGATGAAGGGCGCGTCTTCGTCTATGCCGGCTCGGCGGCCGGGCCCTCCCTCGAGCCGGTGTGGATCGCCGACGGCAACAAGGTGCTGGCCCAGTTTGGATATTCCGTGGCCGGGGCGGGGGATCTCAGCGGCGACGGCATCGGCGACGTGATCATCGGAGCGCCCTTCGATGGTTCCGGTCGGGTTCTCATTTTCTATGGGTCCACGACCGGGCTGAACCTGGTGTCCGGCTTCAACGCCAAGATCAACAAGAGCCCGGCCGAGTTCGGCGCCTCCGTGGCCGGCGTCGGCGACATCAACGGAGACGGCATCGGGGACGTCGCCATTGGCGCACCGCGTGTGGGCGACCAGACCACCCCAGCCGCCGGGATTGTCAGGGTTTACTATGGAAGCCGCATGGGCGTGGGGAATCCACCCGCCTTCGGCGTGACGGAAACCCAGCCGAACGCGCTTCTCGGGGGATCGGTTTCAAGCGCCGGGGATGTCAACGGCGACGGTCTGGCCGACATCATTGCGGGTGCCAGCGGCCTGGACAATGTCCCGTTGCAGGCGGCGAGCTCGGGCGGGGCGCGCGTCTACATGGGATTTCGGACTCGGCAGACGGCGCTCTCCAACGGCGCCCTCCATGGCATTCGATTCACCGATTGACTTCATGGTGGTGCGGAGGTTGTTGCGACCGGGGCCGGACGGGATGTGCGGACGATGGCCGCAGGCGGTCGTCAGGGTCTTGGGCCGCGCCACGTAACCCTTTCAGATAGAAGAGTTGCGAATCTTCCCTGACGGGCACGCCGTTTGATGCTCCGGGGGGAGTGCACTGGCCTGGGACACCCGTCGAGCGTCTGCAACACTTCCGGCCGTCCTTCTGCCCTTGGCCCGAATGCTGCGACCATCGCCGGACCACACCGGACTACCATTTCCTGCGTCACGGCACGTTCACGACGGAACGACGGACGGTGCCGCGATTTCGCTGCCGGGCCTGCCGTCGCACATTTTCGAAGCAGAGTTTCGGACTGTCGTATTACCTCAAGCGTCCCGAGCTGGTCATTCCCGTGGCCGCGGGGCTGCAGGCGGGCTCGGCGCACCGGCAGCTGGCGAGGAACCTGGGCTGCGCGCCGTCCACCGTCACCCGCCTGAGCGCCCGGCTTGGCAGGCATGCGATCCTGCTCATGGCGAGGGCTCTTGCGCACTTGCGGGGCGGGCTGACCGAGCCGGTCGTCCTCGACCACTTCGAGACTTTTGAGTTCACTCAGGACCTGCCGTTTGGCATCGCGACGCCGGTGGGGCGCGACTCGTGGTTCGTCTATGGACTGGACCCGGCGCCGCATGCGCGCGCCGGCCGGCGCTCGGCCGAGCAAGAGGCGCGCCGGGCGCGGCGGCCCTCACGGCTCCGGCGCGGCGGCTACGAGGAGTCGAGCACGCGCACCGTGCGCCTGCTCCTGGCGCTCTGCCCACGGAACCGGAGACTCCAGCTCGCGGGCGACGGCCACCCCGCCTACGACCGCGCGGTGCAGCGCATGGGCCATGAGGGACGCGTGCGGCTGCAGCGCTTCCCCAACCCGCGCCGCGGCCCCAAGGGGTCGCCGCGCTCCCCTCAGGCGCGAGCCCGCGATCGGGCGATGTTCCCGGTTGATGCCCTGCACGGGCTCATCCGCCACACCGCCGCCCATCATCGCCGCGAGACCATCGCCTTCGGCAGGCGCCTCAACGCCGTGATGGAACGCCTCTTCCTGACCGTGGTCTGGAGAAACTTCGTCAAGGGACGATCCGAGAGACGCCCCGACCCTGTCACGCCGGCCATGCGCCTCGGGCTCGCGGACGAACCGTGGATTTGGAGTCGCGCCCTGGCGCGCCGACTCTTCCCGGCCCGCGAAATGCTCCCGCAGGTCTGGCGCGACCTCTACAGAAGAGACTGGACCACCTCGGTCCTTCCCTCCAACGTCCGCCACCGCCTCTCCCACGCCTACTGACGCTCAGAGTTCGCGTGGGCCGGCACCCTCCCGCACAAGATCCCGGACCGACGCTCGCGTGCCGTTCCCGCTACCTCTTGAATCAACAAGCTGCGCACCACCATGAGTGGTATGATCCGCGACTTCGATCCCCTGCTGAACGACTGGACCTGACCTCAATGCGAGGCATCCAACCATGATCCGCTTGCGTCGCGCAACAACATGGACGTCTCTCCTGATCCTGCTGGCGCTCTGCCCCATGCTGGCCGGGCCCTCCCGCGGCGAAACGTCGGCGGAGGCGGAGCCGTCGTCCGGCGCGAAGCCGGACGCCAAGAAGCCGCCGAAGCTGGACGTCAACGCGGTCCCCGAGAACGCCCGCAAGGTGGAGTTCACGACCGACGAGGGGACCTGGATGAACGTGGACGTCGCGCCCGACGGCCGGACGATCCTGTTCGATCTCCTGGGCGACCTCTATCGCGTGGGGATTGGCGGGGGGAGGGCGGAGCGGATCACCTCCGGCCCGGCGTTCGACTACGCGGCGCGCTACGCCCCGGACGGCAGGATGATCGTGTTCTGCAGCGACCGGGGCGGCACCATGAACCTGTGGCTGGCGAACGCCGACGGGTCGTCTCCGAGGGCGCTGACGGAGGAGAAGGACTCGGTGTTCTCGTCCCCTTCATGGACCCCGGACGGGAGCTACGTCCTGGCGCGCCGCGAGGAGACCACGAAGGCGGGCATTCCGCCGGTCGAAATCTGGATGTACCACAAGGACGGCGGCAGCGGAGTCAAGGTGATCGCGAAGGACAAGATCGACACCTCGGCGGGGCCGGTGGCCAGTCCCGACGGTCGCTTCATCTACCTGACGGGACGGAAGGCGGACTACTCGTACACGCCGAACATGACGAACGGTCTGTGGAACGTGTTTCGTCTGGACCGCACTACCGGCGAGCTGATCAGCCTGACGACGGCCCCCGACGGCGGGCTGAGGCCGACCCTGTCGCCCGACGGAAGGCACCTGGCGTACGCGAGGAGGCTGGACGCGCGGACCCAGCTCTACCTGCGGGACCTGGCGACCGGCGCGGAGAGGGTCCTGGCGCGGCAGCTGCCGCGCGACGACCAGGAGGCCTTCGCCCAGATGGACGTCCTGCCGGCGTCGGCCTTCACGCCAGACGGAAAATCGTTCGTCTACTGGAACGGCGGCAAGATCCACCGGCTCGACGTCGCCACCGGGAGCGACAGCGTCGTCCCGTTCACGGCCGACGTGTCCCTCGATCTGCGCCCGCTCTGGCGGGTCGACACGCCCGTGGGAGGATCCGACCTGGCCGTCAAGCTGTTGCGCTGGCCGACGCTGTCGCCGGACGGCCGGCTGCTGGCGTTCGACGCCCTCGGCAAGATCTGGATGTGCGACATCGGGAACGACGGCAAGGCCTCGAAGCCCCGCCGCCTGACGAAGGACTCCGTGCGGGAGTATGCCCCGGAATTCTCGCCCGACGGCAGGTTCATCGCCTACGTCACCTGGTCGGACGCCGGCCTGGGCCATGTCTGGAAGATTCGATCCGCCGGTGGCGCCCCGCAGCGCCTCACCCGGAGCGCCGGGCACTACGTCAATCCCAGCTGGTCTCCGAAGGGGGACCGGATCGCCGTGGTCGCGGGCAGCGGCGCCGAGCTCCGGGCGCAGCAGCCCGAGTTCGATCCGTACTACGAGATCCGCTGGCTCCCCTCCGAGGCTCCGGCAGGCGGCGCCGAGCCTGCCGTGGTGACCACCGTCTCTCCGATGGACACGGTCCGCTTCCATCCGGTCCCGGCGTTCGGCCCGGACGGCACGCGGATCTTCTACGCGGAGCAGGTGCCGCCTTCGGAGCCGGGCGGCGACGCCAAGGTGGACCTGGTCTCGGTCCGGCTCGACGGCACCGACAAGAAGCAGCACCTGCGGTTCGTCCAGGCCGAGGACGCCGTGCCGTCCCCGGACGGCGCCTGGGTCGCCTACGTCAGCCGGGACGACGTGTACGTGGCGGCCATGCCCCGCGCCGGGAAGGACCCGGTGGAGATCGGCGGCGAGAAGTCCGCGGTCCCCGTCTACCGCCTGA containing:
- the asnB gene encoding asparagine synthase (glutamine-hydrolyzing), with the protein product MCGIVGIADLRGPGRHDPGLVASMADTMAHRGPDGSCVVEIGADRLAHLTFGFRRLSILDLGAGARAYADESGRFQVICNGEIYNDPELRRDLMARGHRFETRCDSEVIPHLYEEHGLSFVDHLNGMFAFAVFDTRENRLVLGRDRAGEKPLYYLEQDGEVMFASEIKALLAHPRVSPEPDLPALTRYLLYGYFPAPHTPFTGVRKLPAGHMLIAERGRLRVEPYWDLRRFFPGAGAPVPTEDEAAREVRRLLEEAVRLRLRADVPVGIFFSGGVDSSSIAALAVDLTGRPVPTFTLGFDDPDFNEAAYARRAAAHFGTEHHELIVGETQMLEALLAMARVLDEPLADASIVPTHLLSRFARQHVKVALGGEGGDELFAGYPTYIGDRLARWYVRLPGVFRRLLKRAADAIPPAFNNVGTEYLLKKFVGAAELPQAVRHQVWFGAFSPDRQKELLSAAALDALAAQAGAPNDPLQEARAVLRGLSIGHPLDALLATDFLMFLQDDLLTKVDRASMATSLEVRAPFLHHALVEYVASLPARMKLRRLTSKYILKKAMADRLTSEISGRRKRGFNIPLARFMHRGLAPLMRSALDPGRVRAGGLLRPEAVTALWREHTERRRDNGRLLWNLMMLQLWHSRHFGGGDLL
- a CDS encoding glycosyltransferase family 39 protein is translated as MPATLVILLLCAPIFLFRLGLAGLGDPDEGRNAEAAREILETGDWVTPHLDGARYLDKPPAFFWAVALSYRLLGVSEMAARAPSALFALAGIALVFRFARRHLGERAGWFAAFALALSPLYIVFGRIVIFDMMLTFCMTVSCLMAFEAMEGRAGRLPGALFFLSAGIGTITKGPVALVAPVLIAVVWAVLRRRPGMLKRLGWAQGMLLYAAVIVPWLILVESRNPGYLHYAVIGENLERMTSNRFETSRPFYFYAKVILPGLFPWVLYAGVAAVRRGRSWREAWAGFASETDRGRLVTGFSGAWLGTLVLFFSLIASKRPSYMLPCAVPLALLIGRLWARATAPARTPPQGGAPADGSGDACRSLALGAFWTAVVCAAGAVAAVLAGPAGIAHGISRGKYDELLSHRLLFWLTAAGLALAAALLMALRKRRPAALFAASVLAIAAVVPLAQAASGYLDTVRSSRPVSRFLEKRLKPDDLVICYEQYRPGLNFYLKRPVLLVTSGTPFSSWWVMRHLDEYRRDPSFRMIPLDRMRTLLEAPAPEVYILSPPRMFELLRRDAGPALRPDPIYEDQGGGLFVRAASSGAR